The Nocardia sp. BMG111209 genome includes a window with the following:
- a CDS encoding PadR family transcriptional regulator has translation MSVSRLFVLSTLAERGPMHGHQMRLQVAEDRAESWTDIKPGAIYGVLTRLVREGLVEEVRTERQGNYPERTIYRITSDGRRALETLHDQMLRTVVVATDPFDLALAHSGSVSEDILHEITRARLLELGASLATAESRLTGALPWLSTAEKLVAEHQIARLRTEIAWHEQLRDNIAKIAHEGA, from the coding sequence ATGAGTGTGAGTAGGTTGTTCGTCTTGAGCACACTGGCCGAGCGCGGACCGATGCACGGGCATCAGATGCGCTTACAGGTCGCCGAGGACCGGGCCGAGAGCTGGACCGATATCAAGCCCGGTGCGATATATGGGGTGCTGACCCGCCTGGTGCGTGAGGGTCTGGTCGAGGAGGTGCGTACCGAACGGCAGGGCAACTACCCCGAGCGCACGATCTACCGGATCACCTCCGATGGTCGGCGCGCACTGGAGACCCTGCACGACCAGATGCTCCGGACGGTGGTGGTGGCCACCGATCCGTTCGACCTCGCGTTGGCGCACAGCGGCTCGGTGTCCGAGGACATCCTCCACGAAATCACCCGTGCGCGGCTGCTCGAACTCGGTGCTTCGCTGGCCACTGCCGAAAGCCGGCTGACCGGTGCGCTGCCGTGGTTGAGCACCGCCGAGAAATTGGTGGCCGAGCATCAGATCGCGCGGCTGCGCACCGAAATCGCCTGGCACGAGCAATTGCGCGACAACATCGCGAAGATCGCACACGAAGGAGCCTGA